From the genome of Amycolatopsis granulosa:
CCTCGGTGAGCGCGTCACCGAGGCAATGCGTGACGCAACCGGCCGCGACCGCGATCCCCAGCCAGCCGGTCAGCTGGGACAGCTCCGCCGCCGCGCTCGCGGTCAGCGCCCACCAGGCCACCCCGCCACCCGCGACCAGCAGCAACCAGTCCCCCAGCGCGTCCGCGGCGAGCAGCAACGCGAACAGCACCACGGCGGTGACCACGTACCAGCCACCCGCCCGGGTGCCGGCCGTCGTCGCCGCGCCTGTCCCGAGCGCGAACAGCAATGTGTGTGACAGGTGCCGGTGGCTGCCCCGGCGCCGCTCGTCACGCGGCCCCTTCGTCACCGCGTACAGGCCCGCGGAAGCGTGCCGCAGCAACCAGCACACCATCCCGGTGATCGGGCCGAGCAGTTTCGAGGCGCGGGCACCGGGGTGGTCCAGGTCCGGCAGCAGCGCGAAGCCGGCGGTCGTCGCGGCGAACGCGAGTGCCTGGTGGACGGAGCCGGCGCCGATGGCCGGGGCGAGGGCGAGACCGGCGCACCAGCCGGTCAGCGCGTGGGTGGAACCCATCATGGAAGAGATCTTGGCAAGATGGACCGGGACGGATGCGAAGGGACGGGCATGATCACGACCACGGCAGCGCCCAGCGACGAGCTGCGGGCGTTCTGGGCGGAGCGGCACCTGTGCCTGCTCACCACGCTCCGCCCGGACGGCGGACCCCACGTCGTGCCGGTCGGTGTCACGGTCGACGAGGACTTCACGACGGCGCGGGTGATCTGCCGCCGCGGCAGCGTCAAGGCCCGCAACGTCCGGCGCGGTGACCCCGCGCTCGCCGTGGTGAGCCAGGTCGACGGCCGCCGTTGGTCGAGTTTGGAGGGAACCGCGGTGATCCGGGAGGATCCGGAATCGGTGGCCGACGCGGAAAACCGGTACGCCGTGCGCTACCACCGCCGGCCGGCGCCGCACCCGGAGCGGGTGGTGATCGAGATCAGCATCGGCCGCCGGCTGGGCATGAGGTAAAGCACACCGATGGCGGGTTGCGGGCGAACCGGAAGATAAGGCAGTAATTCAGGGTGCGGACCGTGAAGACCCTCAAGATCGACAGCCCGTTCGCGGGCGGCACGACGTGGGACGTCGTCGATCGGACCGTGATCGGCGCACTCGCGCCGTCGATGATCAGCACCCTGCGCCGGGGTTCCGAGGACTTCCTGTGGTTCGCCGAGCGGCGCATCGCCGGGCACCAGCTCGGCCGGCCCGGTCGCTGGGACCACCCGGTGGAGCGGGAACTGCTCGGATGGCGTTCCCGGCTGGCCTTCGCACTCGACCCGCCCGTCGCGATCCCGGAGATCGACCTCAAGCTGTCCCACTGGGTCCGCAACACGCACGCGGTGTTCCTGCGCCGCCTGCCCGAGACCGGCGGCGTGGTGCAGCTGGAGAGCGTCCAGGACGTGGAC
Proteins encoded in this window:
- a CDS encoding PPOX class F420-dependent oxidoreductase; the encoded protein is MDRDGCEGTGMITTTAAPSDELRAFWAERHLCLLTTLRPDGGPHVVPVGVTVDEDFTTARVICRRGSVKARNVRRGDPALAVVSQVDGRRWSSLEGTAVIREDPESVADAENRYAVRYHRRPAPHPERVVIEISIGRRLGMR
- a CDS encoding metal-dependent hydrolase, whose amino-acid sequence is MGSTHALTGWCAGLALAPAIGAGSVHQALAFAATTAGFALLPDLDHPGARASKLLGPITGMVCWLLRHASAGLYAVTKGPRDERRRGSHRHLSHTLLFALGTGAATTAGTRAGGWYVVTAVVLFALLLAADALGDWLLLVAGGGVAWWALTASAAAELSQLTGWLGIAVAAGCVTHCLGDALTEAGCPFLFPVPIAGETWYELRPPGFLRFRTGKGVEKFLIVPVFTVLAVVLVPGAWSGLVGLFAEPVVAAGR